The Streptomyces phaeolivaceus genome has a window encoding:
- a CDS encoding HTTM domain-containing protein: MSSVTPPENPANNQTAAGPAAAGPAAVGQTAAAQTVPVRPVSPLGRLTAAIGNGITRVSDRALGPYQSAIIRIGFSATWLLFLLREFPHRRELYGPNGPWSWELAQQLIGTNDAFTVLMWSDSMVWFEIVYAVAVLATLLLLLGWRTRAMSVLFMVGVLSLQNRSVFMGDGGDNVLHLMAIYLVFVRCAQVWSLDARRARRTRERLERDGRAPEDRVGPALWCVLGFALLVATFGGLIPGGLLGGWLTFFWGLWAVHGLFWAAGRIESDTKPRVLLDIVGNLTHNAVLLVIMAEACLIYAAAGWYKVQGGRWQDGTAAYYPLHLDYFSPWAALSDLMTSSGTMVMLVTYGTVIVQVAFPFTLFNRRVKNVLLAVMMTEHAVIAVVLGLPFFSLAMIAADAVFLPTSFLKRVGRLVARARDRVVRRVLPGRGAEVPGPRDPERSPLPQEKESAEQAHVGFTA; encoded by the coding sequence ATGAGCTCTGTGACCCCGCCCGAGAACCCGGCCAACAACCAGACCGCCGCGGGTCCGGCCGCCGCGGGTCCGGCCGCTGTCGGCCAGACCGCCGCCGCCCAGACCGTTCCGGTCCGGCCGGTGAGCCCGCTGGGGCGCCTCACCGCCGCGATAGGCAACGGGATCACCCGTGTCTCGGATCGCGCGCTGGGCCCGTACCAGAGCGCGATCATCCGTATCGGCTTCTCCGCGACCTGGTTGCTGTTCCTGCTGCGCGAGTTCCCGCACCGGCGCGAGTTGTACGGCCCGAACGGGCCCTGGAGCTGGGAGCTCGCCCAGCAGCTGATCGGGACCAACGACGCCTTCACGGTGCTGATGTGGTCCGACAGCATGGTGTGGTTCGAGATCGTCTACGCCGTGGCCGTCCTGGCCACCCTCCTGCTGCTGCTCGGCTGGCGCACCCGTGCCATGAGCGTGCTCTTCATGGTGGGCGTGCTCTCGCTGCAGAACCGCAGCGTCTTCATGGGCGACGGCGGCGACAACGTCCTGCACCTCATGGCGATCTATCTCGTCTTCGTCCGCTGCGCCCAGGTCTGGTCGCTGGACGCCCGGCGCGCACGGCGCACGCGCGAGCGCCTGGAGCGGGACGGCAGGGCACCGGAGGACCGGGTCGGCCCGGCCCTGTGGTGTGTGCTCGGGTTCGCGCTGCTGGTGGCGACGTTCGGCGGTCTGATTCCCGGCGGTCTGCTGGGCGGCTGGCTGACGTTCTTCTGGGGGCTGTGGGCCGTGCACGGCCTGTTCTGGGCCGCCGGCCGCATCGAGTCGGACACCAAGCCGCGGGTGCTGCTCGACATCGTCGGCAATCTCACGCACAACGCCGTCCTGCTCGTGATCATGGCCGAGGCGTGTCTGATCTACGCGGCGGCCGGCTGGTACAAGGTCCAGGGCGGACGCTGGCAGGACGGCACGGCCGCCTACTACCCGCTCCACCTGGACTACTTCTCGCCCTGGGCCGCGCTCTCCGACCTGATGACGTCCAGCGGCACGATGGTGATGCTGGTGACGTACGGGACGGTGATCGTGCAGGTCGCCTTCCCGTTCACGCTCTTCAACCGGCGCGTCAAGAACGTCCTGCTGGCCGTCATGATGACCGAGCACGCGGTGATCGCCGTCGTGCTGGGCCTGCCGTTCTTCTCGCTCGCGATGATCGCCGCCGACGCCGTCTTCCTGCCGACGTCCTTCCTGAAGCGTGTGGGCCGCCTCGTGGCACGCGCGCGTGACCGCGTCGTACGCCGTGTGCTGCCGGGGCGTGGCGCCGAGGTCCCGGGCCCGCGCGACCCGGAGCGGTCACCGCTCCCGCAGGAGAAGGAGTCGGCCGAGCAGGCCCACGTAGGCTTCACCGCATGA
- a CDS encoding DUF5819 family protein: MDANDEGSDARRAPDEPEGSASVSDATAKARIPRQASAPDSAPNSVPVPVPDPAPASESEPEPESPSATGIAGLTLPYQIAVALVLAVVAVATCAHLGLVFLHIAPSNTLTKQHGRAVDEWVYPEFEQNWKLFAPNPLQQNIAVQARAEVRTADGERRQTGWYDLSALDGAAIDGNPIPSHTQQNELRRAWDFYVSTHDGEYRATSSRGGLSERYVRRIVVMRLDREQAGGPGGVIERIQLRSRTTNVPSPEWSEEKVSDKPVVRELPWWSVTDTDRTDVAANAAGAGLGVTGRTEASAE; the protein is encoded by the coding sequence ATGGACGCGAACGACGAGGGCTCGGACGCCCGGCGAGCGCCGGACGAGCCCGAGGGCTCCGCCTCCGTGAGCGATGCGACCGCGAAGGCGCGGATCCCCCGGCAGGCCTCGGCCCCGGACTCGGCCCCGAACTCGGTCCCGGTCCCGGTCCCGGATCCCGCTCCGGCCTCGGAATCGGAGCCGGAGCCGGAGTCGCCGTCGGCCACCGGTATCGCCGGGCTCACCCTGCCGTACCAGATAGCCGTGGCGCTGGTGCTGGCGGTCGTGGCGGTGGCGACCTGCGCGCACCTCGGGCTGGTGTTCCTCCATATCGCCCCCTCGAACACGCTGACGAAGCAGCACGGTCGGGCGGTGGACGAATGGGTGTACCCGGAGTTCGAGCAGAACTGGAAGCTGTTCGCGCCGAACCCGTTGCAGCAGAACATCGCGGTGCAGGCTCGCGCCGAGGTCCGTACGGCGGACGGTGAGCGGCGCCAAACCGGTTGGTACGACCTGTCCGCCCTGGACGGCGCCGCGATCGACGGGAATCCGATCCCGAGCCACACCCAACAGAACGAACTGCGCCGGGCCTGGGACTTCTATGTCTCCACGCACGACGGCGAGTACCGCGCCACGTCCTCGCGCGGCGGTCTCTCCGAGCGCTATGTGCGCCGCATCGTGGTGATGCGCCTCGACCGTGAGCAGGCCGGTGGCCCCGGCGGTGTGATCGAGCGGATCCAGCTCCGGTCCCGAACCACCAATGTGCCGTCGCCCGAGTGGAGCGAGGAAAAGGTGTCCGACAAGCCCGTCGTCCGTGAGCTGCCCTGGTGGTCGGTGACCGACACCGACCGGACGGACGTCGCCGCCAACGCGGCCGGCGCCGGCCTGGGCGTGACCGGCCGGACGGAGGCGAGCGCCGAATGA
- a CDS encoding acyl-CoA dehydrogenase family protein — MDFTFTEEQQAAAEAARAVFAGVAPDNVPSPSLVPGAVADDFDRALWTKLADGDLLSLLLDPSYGGSGLDPIALCLVLRESAKVLARGPLLESSAAAVAVQAHGSEELKADLLARVGRGEVVLTVAAHGRTGHDPAELAVTARRDEDGAWVLDGMQTAVPWAYNADFVVVPATVAPTTVTPGVPGIPAGAEQDTAAADGRTVLALVPRLHEGVTLAEQISTAGERLAELRLESARIAARDVIDAEGAWERLRDLLATGTCALALGLGEGVLRMTSEYAGKREQFGFPIASFQAVAVQAADRFIDLRAMEATLWQAAWRITSGAGGALPAAGDVSVAKIWASEGVRRVVQTAQHLHGGFGADVDYPLHRYHAWAKYLELSLGPAAAHEEALGDLLAAHPLG, encoded by the coding sequence GTGGACTTCACCTTCACCGAGGAGCAGCAGGCGGCGGCCGAGGCGGCGAGGGCGGTGTTCGCCGGGGTCGCGCCGGACAACGTACCGAGCCCGTCGCTCGTGCCGGGGGCCGTGGCGGACGACTTCGACCGGGCCCTGTGGACGAAGCTCGCCGACGGGGATCTGCTGAGCCTGCTGCTGGACCCCTCGTACGGAGGGTCGGGCCTCGACCCGATCGCGCTGTGTCTGGTGCTGCGCGAATCGGCGAAGGTCCTGGCCAGGGGGCCGCTGCTGGAGAGCAGCGCCGCCGCCGTGGCCGTACAGGCGCACGGCAGCGAGGAGCTGAAGGCGGATCTGCTCGCGCGCGTCGGCCGGGGCGAGGTAGTCCTGACCGTCGCCGCGCACGGCCGCACCGGCCACGACCCGGCCGAACTCGCCGTGACCGCCCGCCGGGACGAGGACGGCGCCTGGGTCCTGGACGGCATGCAGACAGCGGTCCCCTGGGCGTACAACGCGGACTTCGTCGTCGTCCCCGCGACGGTCGCGCCCACGACGGTCACCCCCGGTGTCCCGGGCATCCCCGCCGGGGCCGAGCAGGACACGGCCGCCGCCGACGGCCGGACCGTGCTCGCCCTCGTCCCCCGCCTCCACGAAGGGGTGACGCTCGCCGAGCAGATCTCCACCGCCGGTGAACGGCTGGCGGAACTACGGCTGGAATCGGCCCGCATCGCCGCCCGGGACGTCATCGACGCGGAGGGCGCGTGGGAGCGGCTGCGTGATCTGCTGGCCACCGGGACCTGCGCGCTGGCGCTCGGGCTGGGTGAGGGCGTACTCCGCATGACCAGCGAGTACGCCGGCAAGCGGGAACAGTTCGGTTTCCCGATCGCCTCGTTCCAGGCCGTCGCCGTGCAGGCCGCCGACCGCTTCATCGACCTGCGCGCGATGGAGGCGACACTGTGGCAGGCCGCCTGGCGGATCACCTCCGGAGCGGGCGGCGCGCTGCCCGCCGCCGGCGACGTCTCCGTGGCCAAGATCTGGGCCTCGGAGGGGGTACGACGGGTCGTACAGACCGCACAGCATCTGCACGGGGGCTTCGGCGCCGACGTCGACTACCCGCTGCACCGCTACCACGCCTGGGCCAAGTACCTGGAACTGTCCCTGGGCCCCGCGGCGGCGCACGAGGAGGCGCTGGGCGACCTCCTGGCCGCACACCCCCTGGGCTGA
- a CDS encoding rhodanese-like domain-containing protein, with product MPTVEVGDLKDDDFLLDVREDDEWQAGHAEGALHIPISEFVARYGEVTEAAPQDGRIHVICRSGGRSAQVTMYLVQRGIDAVNVDGGMQVWAAVGRPVVDDQGGAGFVL from the coding sequence GTGCCCACGGTCGAGGTCGGGGACCTCAAGGACGACGACTTCCTGCTGGACGTCCGGGAGGACGACGAGTGGCAGGCGGGTCATGCCGAAGGGGCGCTGCACATCCCCATCAGCGAGTTCGTGGCGCGCTACGGCGAGGTGACCGAGGCGGCGCCGCAGGACGGCAGGATCCATGTGATCTGCCGGTCGGGCGGGCGTTCGGCGCAGGTCACCATGTATCTCGTCCAGCGGGGCATCGACGCCGTGAACGTGGACGGCGGCATGCAGGTCTGGGCGGCCGTCGGGCGCCCGGTGGTGGACGACCAGGGCGGGGCGGGGTTCGTCCTCTAG
- a CDS encoding J domain-containing protein, translated as MTTPEAEQTPSERPAEPVEPDEGAEPVGDAAPDEGAAFTEGEASTEGSSSAAEGPASAEGDGAGSGRPEERLERAVRAAEQALIEYEIAVETFRVEVENFSRLHHQKLGPVYARLDELDARIAEAKAARTGNPEDVRKAEEARARVMPMPGVEELFHGWMDSEGLFPEAAAMLTDRPVRSPERVRPSDEARRLYRELVRKAHPDLARDDKERERRDEFIARVNAAYGRGDEVLLRELSEEWAAGPVPEELRPSRAEELYARLEWLAQRKELLAAVARELEEGAIGSMLRLAPHDPDRLLDEIADQLLAEVEQREAELTELLGQDG; from the coding sequence GTGACGACCCCGGAAGCCGAGCAGACACCGTCCGAGCGCCCCGCCGAGCCCGTGGAGCCCGATGAGGGTGCGGAGCCCGTGGGGGACGCGGCGCCCGATGAGGGTGCGGCGTTCACCGAAGGCGAGGCGTCCACGGAGGGCTCGTCCTCGGCCGCTGAGGGACCGGCGTCGGCCGAAGGCGACGGCGCCGGCTCGGGGCGGCCCGAGGAGCGGCTGGAGCGGGCCGTGCGGGCGGCCGAGCAGGCGTTGATCGAGTACGAGATCGCCGTCGAGACCTTCCGGGTCGAGGTGGAGAACTTCTCCCGGCTGCACCACCAGAAGCTCGGCCCCGTGTACGCGCGGCTCGACGAACTGGACGCCCGGATCGCCGAGGCGAAGGCCGCACGCACCGGGAACCCCGAGGACGTCCGCAAGGCGGAGGAGGCACGGGCCCGGGTCATGCCCATGCCGGGCGTGGAGGAGCTGTTCCACGGCTGGATGGACTCGGAGGGCCTGTTCCCCGAGGCCGCGGCCATGCTCACCGACCGGCCCGTACGGTCCCCGGAGCGGGTGCGCCCGAGCGACGAGGCCCGCAGGCTCTACCGCGAGCTGGTCCGCAAGGCCCACCCCGACCTGGCACGGGACGACAAGGAGCGGGAGCGGCGGGACGAGTTCATAGCCCGTGTGAACGCCGCGTACGGCCGTGGCGACGAGGTGCTGCTGCGGGAGCTGTCCGAGGAGTGGGCGGCCGGGCCCGTGCCGGAGGAGCTCAGGCCGAGCCGGGCCGAGGAGCTGTACGCCCGCCTCGAATGGCTCGCCCAGCGCAAGGAACTGCTCGCCGCCGTCGCCCGTGAGCTGGAGGAGGGGGCCATCGGCTCGATGCTCCGCCTCGCCCCGCACGACCCCGACCGCCTCCTCGACGAGATCGCCGACCAGCTGCTGGCGGAGGTCGAGCAGCGGGAAGCCGAACTGACGGAACTGCTCGGCCAGGACGGGTAG
- a CDS encoding DUF2252 domain-containing protein: protein MTEAGTTAGPVAEAESAEFREAGAGATGARPTGARVPGVPGFARWPSEGSPKEEGKALRTRVPRGAHADLTLTTDRPDAVSAVEESNRGRIAGLTPIRVGRMAATPFAFLRGSAGLMAHDLARTPMTGIGAQICGDAHAANFGLYGDARGELVIDLNDFDETVHGPWEWDLKRLAASLVLAGREAGADEDICRKAAYDATGAYRRTMRLLAKLSALDAWNAIADEELVSYTDAHDLLGTLERVSEKARANTSGRFAAKATRQVEGGGRHFVDAPPVLRRVDDEEAAAVAGSLTRYLTTLSEDRHPLLARYAVHDVAFRVVGTGSVGARSYVVLLLDHRGEALVLQVKEARPSALEPHLATAGFAVPEVDHEGRRVVLGQKRMQVVSDILLGWTTVDGLPFQVRQFRNRKGSVDPAALAADQIDDYGRMTGALLARAHAHSADPRLLAGYCGKNDELDEATATFAVAYADRTEADHADLVTAVRAGRIAAETGV, encoded by the coding sequence GTGACCGAGGCCGGTACGACGGCGGGGCCGGTGGCCGAGGCCGAGTCTGCGGAGTTCCGGGAGGCCGGGGCGGGTGCCACGGGGGCACGGCCGACCGGCGCCCGGGTGCCGGGAGTGCCCGGGTTCGCCCGGTGGCCCTCGGAGGGGTCGCCCAAGGAGGAGGGCAAGGCACTGCGGACGCGGGTGCCCCGCGGCGCGCACGCGGACCTGACGCTCACCACCGACAGGCCGGACGCGGTGTCCGCGGTGGAGGAGTCCAACCGCGGCCGGATCGCCGGCCTCACCCCGATAAGGGTCGGCAGAATGGCGGCCACCCCCTTCGCGTTCCTGCGCGGCTCGGCGGGCCTCATGGCCCACGACCTCGCCCGTACGCCCATGACCGGCATCGGCGCGCAGATCTGCGGCGACGCCCACGCGGCCAACTTCGGCCTGTACGGGGACGCCCGCGGCGAACTCGTCATCGACCTCAACGACTTCGACGAGACCGTGCACGGCCCCTGGGAATGGGATCTCAAGCGCCTCGCCGCCTCACTCGTGCTCGCCGGCCGCGAGGCGGGCGCCGACGAGGACATCTGCCGCAAGGCGGCGTACGACGCGACGGGCGCCTACCGGCGCACCATGCGGCTCCTCGCCAAGCTCTCCGCGCTCGACGCGTGGAACGCCATCGCGGACGAGGAACTGGTCTCCTACACCGACGCCCACGACCTGCTGGGCACGCTGGAGCGGGTCTCGGAGAAGGCGCGCGCCAACACGAGTGGCCGGTTCGCGGCGAAGGCGACCCGGCAGGTGGAGGGCGGCGGACGCCACTTCGTGGACGCCCCGCCGGTGCTGCGCCGCGTGGACGACGAGGAGGCGGCGGCCGTGGCCGGCTCCCTGACGCGGTACCTGACCACGCTCTCGGAGGACCGTCACCCGCTGCTGGCCCGGTACGCGGTGCACGATGTGGCGTTCCGGGTGGTCGGCACCGGCAGTGTGGGCGCCCGCTCGTACGTCGTCCTGCTGCTGGACCACCGCGGTGAGGCGCTCGTCCTCCAGGTGAAGGAGGCCCGTCCCTCGGCGCTGGAGCCGCACCTCGCGACCGCCGGTTTCGCGGTGCCGGAGGTGGACCACGAGGGACGCCGGGTGGTCCTCGGCCAGAAGCGGATGCAGGTCGTCAGCGACATCCTGCTGGGCTGGACCACGGTCGACGGGCTCCCCTTCCAGGTACGCCAGTTCCGCAACCGCAAGGGCAGTGTCGACCCCGCGGCCCTGGCCGCCGACCAGATCGACGACTACGGCCGGATGACCGGTGCCCTCCTCGCCCGAGCGCACGCCCACAGCGCCGACCCGCGCCTGCTGGCCGGCTACTGCGGCAAGAACGACGAACTCGACGAGGCGACGGCCACGTTCGCCGTGGCCTACGCGGACCGCACCGAGGCGGACCACGCGGACCTGGTGACGGCGGTGCGAGCGGGGCGGATCGCGGCGGAGACGGGGGTCTGA
- a CDS encoding beta-L-arabinofuranosidase domain-containing protein translates to MAPPLSRRFLLQSAMLAAAVPGVSFSAGGGRAVAATVPTPSTWSVRPFELKDVTLGQGLYADKRQLMLDHGRGYDVNRLLQVFRANAGLSTGGAVAPGGWEGLDGEANGNLRGHYTGHFLSMLSQAYASTGQQVYADKISTMVGALTDVRAALRTDPRMLTVTGRWGGAHENVRGSYQYVDLPATVLNGSAAITLSIWVSPTHDANWQRVFDFGNNSTRYMYLVTRNAAGVPRFAITTSGSGGEQGLNGTAALPLNQWSHLAVTISGTTGTLYVNGTAVATNTSMSLNPSVLGTLTNNWLGRSNYSGDPVYAGAFDEFNVYSRALTAAEITSFQTNEAKKSAAGLGNLASYYFSTTTTGTLGDSSGRGLNATLRRTWDGPSHQGFLAAYPETQFIALESMTSGDYTRVWAPYYTAHKILKGLLDAYLATDDSRALDLASGMCDWMYSRLSKLPDATLQRMWGIFSSGEFGGIVETIVDLYTITGKADHLALAKLFDLDSLIDACAANTDILDGLHANQHIPIFTGYVRLYDATGEARYLTAAKNFWGMVIPQRMYGIGGTSTAEFWKARGVISGTISDTNAETCCAYNLLKLSRSLFFHEQDPKYMDYYERALLNQVLGSKQDKADAEKPLVTYFIGLKPGHVRDYTPKQGTTCCEGTGMESATKYQDSVYFTEADGSALYVNLYSAATLNWSAKGVTVAQSTDYPREQGSTITVGGGSAAFALRLRVPSWAGADFRVTVNGTAVSGTPAAGSYFTVPSRTWRAGDVVRVTIPFLLRVEKALDDPSLQTLFYGPVNLVGRNSSTSYLSCGLYRNAGLSGDLLPSLTPVNGKPLHYTLGGTEFAPFHEGSEDPTHAYVRRSEPQIVLGGTDSGVANPARTDGTTLLDEIWAGAPFADKGALVARVQSTVAAWVSAGLLGQADGQKVVTTAQNATYAA, encoded by the coding sequence ATGGCACCGCCCCTCTCCAGACGCTTCCTCCTCCAGTCCGCGATGCTCGCCGCGGCCGTCCCCGGAGTCTCCTTCTCGGCGGGCGGCGGCCGTGCGGTCGCCGCCACCGTTCCGACGCCCTCCACTTGGTCGGTGCGGCCCTTCGAGCTCAAGGACGTGACGCTCGGCCAAGGCCTGTACGCCGACAAACGGCAGCTGATGCTCGACCACGGCCGCGGCTACGACGTCAACCGGCTTCTCCAGGTGTTCCGCGCCAACGCCGGGCTCTCCACGGGCGGCGCGGTCGCCCCAGGCGGCTGGGAGGGGCTCGACGGTGAGGCCAACGGCAACCTTCGCGGGCACTACACCGGGCACTTCCTGAGCATGCTGTCCCAGGCGTACGCGAGTACCGGACAGCAGGTCTACGCCGACAAGATCTCCACCATGGTCGGCGCGCTGACCGATGTGCGCGCGGCGCTGCGCACCGACCCGCGCATGCTCACCGTCACCGGCAGATGGGGTGGCGCGCACGAGAACGTCCGGGGTTCCTACCAGTACGTGGACCTTCCGGCGACCGTCCTGAACGGCTCGGCGGCGATCACCCTGTCGATCTGGGTCAGCCCCACGCATGACGCCAACTGGCAGCGGGTCTTCGACTTCGGCAACAACAGCACCCGGTACATGTACCTGGTCACCCGCAACGCCGCCGGGGTGCCGCGCTTCGCCATCACCACCAGCGGTTCGGGCGGCGAACAGGGACTCAACGGCACCGCCGCGCTGCCGCTGAACCAGTGGAGCCATCTCGCGGTCACCATCTCCGGCACCACGGGCACCCTCTACGTCAACGGCACCGCCGTCGCCACGAACACCTCGATGTCGCTCAACCCGTCCGTCCTGGGCACCCTGACGAACAACTGGCTGGGCCGCTCCAACTACTCCGGCGACCCGGTCTACGCGGGCGCCTTCGACGAGTTCAACGTCTACTCGCGCGCCCTGACCGCGGCCGAGATCACCTCGTTCCAGACCAACGAGGCCAAGAAGTCCGCCGCGGGACTCGGCAACCTCGCCTCGTACTACTTCTCCACTACCACCACCGGCACCTTAGGCGACTCCTCCGGGCGCGGGCTGAACGCCACCCTCCGCCGTACCTGGGACGGCCCGAGCCATCAGGGCTTCCTGGCGGCCTACCCGGAAACGCAGTTCATCGCACTGGAGTCGATGACGAGCGGCGACTACACGAGGGTGTGGGCGCCTTACTACACGGCGCACAAGATCCTCAAGGGTCTGCTGGACGCGTATCTCGCCACGGACGACTCCCGGGCCCTCGATCTCGCGTCGGGCATGTGCGACTGGATGTACTCGCGGCTGTCCAAGCTGCCCGACGCCACCCTCCAGCGGATGTGGGGGATCTTCTCCAGTGGCGAGTTCGGCGGCATCGTCGAGACCATCGTCGACCTGTACACGATCACCGGCAAGGCCGATCACCTCGCCCTGGCCAAGCTGTTCGATCTCGACAGTCTCATCGACGCCTGCGCCGCCAACACCGACATCCTCGACGGCCTGCACGCCAACCAGCACATCCCGATCTTCACCGGATATGTACGGCTGTACGACGCGACGGGCGAGGCCCGCTATCTGACCGCCGCGAAGAACTTCTGGGGCATGGTGATCCCACAGCGCATGTACGGGATCGGCGGCACCAGCACGGCCGAGTTCTGGAAGGCGCGCGGGGTCATCTCGGGGACGATCAGCGACACCAACGCCGAGACCTGCTGCGCCTACAACCTGCTCAAGCTGAGCCGGAGCCTGTTCTTCCACGAGCAGGACCCGAAGTACATGGACTACTACGAGCGGGCCCTGCTCAACCAGGTCCTCGGCTCCAAACAGGACAAGGCCGACGCGGAGAAGCCGCTGGTCACGTACTTCATCGGCCTGAAGCCCGGCCATGTGCGCGACTACACCCCCAAGCAGGGCACGACCTGCTGCGAGGGCACCGGCATGGAGAGCGCCACCAAGTACCAGGACTCGGTGTACTTCACTGAGGCCGACGGCAGCGCGCTGTACGTCAACCTGTACAGCGCCGCCACGCTGAACTGGTCCGCGAAGGGCGTGACGGTCGCGCAGAGCACCGACTATCCCCGGGAGCAGGGCTCCACGATCACCGTCGGGGGCGGCAGCGCGGCCTTCGCGCTGCGGCTGCGGGTGCCGTCCTGGGCGGGCGCCGACTTCCGGGTGACCGTCAACGGCACCGCGGTGAGCGGCACTCCGGCCGCGGGCAGCTACTTCACGGTCCCGTCCCGGACCTGGCGGGCCGGGGACGTCGTACGCGTGACGATCCCGTTCCTGCTGCGGGTGGAGAAGGCCCTCGACGACCCGTCGCTCCAGACGCTGTTCTACGGGCCGGTCAATCTGGTCGGCAGGAACAGCTCCACGAGCTATCTGTCGTGCGGGCTGTACCGCAACGCCGGGCTCTCCGGCGACCTGCTGCCCTCCCTCACCCCCGTGAACGGGAAGCCGCTGCACTACACGTTGGGCGGAACGGAATTCGCCCCCTTCCACGAAGGGAGCGAGGATCCGACCCACGCCTACGTCAGGCGCTCCGAACCGCAGATCGTGCTCGGCGGCACCGACTCGGGCGTCGCCAACCCGGCGCGGACCGACGGCACGACACTGCTGGACGAGATCTGGGCCGGGGCGCCGTTCGCCGACAAGGGCGCGCTGGTGGCGCGGGTGCAGTCGACCGTCGCCGCCTGGGTGTCGGCCGGGCTGCTGGGCCAGGCCGACGGGCAGAAGGTGGTGACCACCGCGCAGAACGCGACGTACGCGGCCTGA
- a CDS encoding FhaA domain-containing protein, translated as MGVLKKFEQRLEGLVNGTFAKVFKSEVQPVEIAGALQRECDNNATIWNRDRTVVPNDFIVELSTPDFERLSPYSGQLGDELAGMVRDYAKQQRYTFMGPIKVHLEKADDLDTGLYRVRSRTLAGSTDQQAPSGAPASPAAGRPGGYGYPPTAAPSGAPPMPAAPPPGGGRPGAAPFGQRPPAAPASGGRMRYWIEINGTRHQISRPTLVLGRSTEADVRIDDPGVSRRHCEIRTGTPSTIQDLGSTNGIVVDGQHTTRATLRDGSRIVVGSSTIIYRQAEG; from the coding sequence ATGGGAGTCCTGAAGAAGTTCGAGCAACGTCTCGAAGGTCTGGTCAACGGCACCTTCGCCAAGGTGTTCAAGTCCGAGGTCCAGCCCGTGGAGATCGCGGGAGCACTCCAGCGGGAGTGCGACAACAACGCGACCATCTGGAACCGCGACCGGACGGTCGTCCCCAACGACTTCATCGTGGAGCTGAGCACACCCGACTTCGAGCGGCTCAGCCCCTACTCCGGCCAACTCGGCGACGAGCTCGCCGGGATGGTGCGCGACTACGCCAAGCAGCAGCGCTACACCTTCATGGGCCCCATCAAGGTCCATCTGGAGAAGGCCGACGACCTCGACACCGGTCTGTACCGGGTGCGCAGCCGTACGCTGGCCGGCTCCACGGACCAGCAGGCCCCCTCGGGCGCTCCGGCGAGCCCCGCCGCGGGCCGCCCCGGCGGCTACGGCTACCCGCCCACCGCGGCACCCTCGGGCGCACCGCCCATGCCGGCCGCGCCACCACCCGGTGGCGGCCGCCCCGGCGCCGCCCCGTTCGGCCAGCGGCCACCCGCCGCTCCGGCGTCCGGCGGGCGCATGCGCTACTGGATCGAGATCAACGGCACCCGCCACCAGATCTCCCGCCCCACGCTGGTGCTGGGCCGCAGCACCGAAGCCGACGTGCGGATCGACGACCCCGGCGTCTCCCGCCGGCACTGCGAGATCCGGACCGGAACGCCCTCGACGATCCAGGATCTCGGATCCACCAACGGCATCGTGGTGGACGGGCAGCACACCACCCGCGCTACGCTCCGCGACGGCTCGCGGATCGTCGTGGGCAGCAGCACCATCATTTACCGGCAAGCCGAAGGGTGA
- a CDS encoding FHA domain-containing protein FhaB/FipA codes for MSELTLTVMRLGFLAVLWLFVIVAVQVIRSDLFGTRVTQRGSRRESTRPQQAARQAAPPQQRAQQPAPATGGGRRGRNAPSKLVVSEGTLTGTTVALQGQTITLGRAHDSTIVLDDDYASSRHARIYPDRDGQWIVEDLGSTNGTYLDRNRLTTPTPIPLGAPIRIGKTVIELRK; via the coding sequence ATGTCAGAGCTGACCCTCACGGTCATGCGGCTGGGTTTCCTGGCCGTACTGTGGCTGTTCGTGATCGTGGCCGTGCAGGTCATCCGCAGCGACCTGTTCGGTACGCGCGTCACCCAGCGGGGGTCGCGCCGAGAGAGCACGCGGCCACAGCAGGCCGCCCGCCAGGCCGCACCCCCGCAGCAGCGCGCCCAGCAGCCCGCGCCCGCCACCGGTGGCGGGCGTCGCGGGCGGAACGCCCCGTCCAAGCTCGTCGTCAGCGAGGGCACGCTGACGGGTACGACCGTGGCGCTGCAGGGCCAGACCATCACGCTGGGCCGTGCGCACGACTCCACGATCGTGCTGGACGACGACTACGCCTCCAGTCGGCACGCCCGGATCTATCCGGACCGCGACGGCCAGTGGATCGTCGAGGACCTGGGGTCCACCAACGGCACATATCTCGACCGGAACCGACTGACGACTCCCACGCCGATTCCGCTGGGCGCGCCGATCCGCATCGGCAAGACCGTCATCGAGCTGCGGAAGTAG